One Euphorbia lathyris chromosome 1, ddEupLath1.1, whole genome shotgun sequence DNA segment encodes these proteins:
- the LOC136209458 gene encoding uncharacterized protein isoform X2 — protein MPTQLSETQLATLRSFSTVTTKLDLDSPSELQKAWHLLSLLISLGHPASPFELALRCTLFRATPDLIRSLCSFPNSPITLTSNHNNGYSVTISPRGFFAFQQFVSNFNLIDAFITRIGTAVRAPPVISYEDAVRMFFRKKRKRIQTDYVELDSKYLSVSPPSKRIRNDCAKPNLFIEAAANELIYKPDSGTKLEDEVNKSMIVECTDQNRMIVSELGEESALPMIILDKEDVSQEAKVDQEDLKSRKVLGAALCKEDFKQINTLTALCASANETCIAEADCSMQTVGIKSMEEELSIGTKTLKQADNYSLQPINFTFSSMQRECDFKTMNELTPLDEEQETNHAKNQAISPTIGLSATQTHLLRPSAKLKLTFEDATSPKKEAAHQSLEGSKAVSTLKENRQVKRNIITDGITEMPKQKHDNVQLKKGLKDLAPVSPIDQVETKDLPHFESYIVEEEEGSGGYGTVYRARRKVDGATVAIKCPHANAHRHHVINELRMLERFGGKNFVIKYESCLKYDNSDCFVLEYVEHDRPEVLKKEINILELRWYGYCMFKALASLHKQGIVHRDVKPGNFLFSRKGSKGYLIDFNLAMDLNQKYATINKSKARNDASFNHVTLSNYKSAPPTKSRKILSAKSFGAINQVAIKGSKATLEVKNQGKRAVSRTKAQNELRGWNIMKSQGPDGSGITSVKDGTSTRTPSAERLREPLPCHGRRELINLLQEAMHSPNYEASSVPASMRKRIAAPQGKVDERHIYLTPMPLQSTGNATPGATIIRNKDGVHKKEGPCVGTKGFRAPEVLLRSPHQGPMVDVWSAGVTLLYLIIGRTPFYGDPEQNMKDIAKLRGSEDLWEVSKLHDRESSFPLELYKTEFVPSINLSEWCKLNSKKRDFIDLIPSSLIDLVDKCLTVNPRSRISAEDALKHEFFAPCHEGLRKQRLLRQGSSSNSTNPPLRGITIGN, from the exons ATGCCAACTCAGCTATCGGAAACTCAGCTCGCGACGCTTCGCTCATTCTCCACGGTCACCACGAAGTTAGATTTGGATTCGCCCTCGGAGTTGCAAAAGGCATGGCATCTCCTATCCCTCCTCATCTCACTTGGCCATCCAGCTTCGCCTTTCGAGCTTGCTCTTCGCTGCACTCTCTTCCGTGCAACTCCAGATCTCATCCGATCTCTCTGCTCCTTTCCTAATTCACCAATAACCTTAACTAGCAACCACAATAATGGCTATTCCGTAACCATTTCTCCACGGGGCTTTTTTGCTTTTCAGCAATTTGTCTCCAACTTCAATTTAATTGACGCGTTTATTACTCGGATCGGAACTGCAGTACGGGCGCCGCCAGTAATATCATATGAGGATGCTGTAAGGATGTTCTTCAGGAAGAAGCGGAAGCGAATCCAGACGGATTATGTAGAAT TGGATAGCAAATATTTATCAGTTTCTCCTCCCTCGAAAAGAATTCGAAATGATTGTGCCAAG CCTAACCTGTTTATCGAAGCCGCAGCTAATGAGTTGATTTACAAACCAGATAGTGGAACAAAATTAGAAGATGAAGTAAACAAAAGTATGATTGTGGAATGTACAGATCAAAATAGAATGATTGTTTCTGAGCTTGGTGAAGAATCTGCTCTTCCAATGATAATATTGGATAAGGAAGATGTGAGTCAAGAAGCTAAAGTAGACCAGGAAGATCTTAAGAGCAGAAAAGTTCTTGGTGCTGCTTTATGCAAGGAAGATTTCAAACAGATCAATACATTAACAGCGTTGTGTGCAAGTGCTAATGAAACTTGTATTGCTGAAGCTGATTGTTCTATGCAAACAGTTGGAATCAAAAGCATGGAAGAGGAGCTGTCCATTGGTACTAAAACTTTGAAACAAGCAGACAACTACAGTTTACAGCCaattaattttactttttcaaGTATGCAAAGAGAATGTGACTTTAAAACGATGAATGAGTTGACACCTTTAGACGAAGAGCAAGAAACTAATCATGCAAAGAACCAGGCAATCTCTCCAACAATTGGGCTTTCTGCAACTCAGACGCATTTGTTGAGACCCTCTGCCAAGTTGAAGCTCACTTTTGAGGATGCAACGAGTCCAAAAAAGGAAGCTGCTCATCAATCTTTAGAGGGAAGTAAGGCAGTAAGCACTCTAAAAGAAAACCGGCAGGTGAAAAGAAACATTATAACAGATGGTATAACAGAAATGCCAAAGCAGAAGCATGATAACGTGCAACTTAAAAAAGGCCTAAAAGATCTCGCTCCTGTTTCTCCCATT GATCAAGTGGAAACCAAGGACCTTCCACACTTTGAGTCTTATATTgtagaagaggaagaaggatCGG GTGGTTATGGCACTGTTTATAGGGCACGGAGGAAAGTTGATGGGGCAACAGTTGCCATTAAAT GTCCTCATGCAAATGCTCATAGGCACCATGTTATCAATGAGCTAAGGATGCTAGAGCGGTTTGG GGGTAAAAACTTTGTAATAAAGTATGAGAGCTGTCTCAAGTATGACAATTCGGACTGCTTTGTTCTGGAATATGTTGAGCATGATAGACCAGAG GTgttgaagaaggaaataaatatTCTTGAGCTACGTTGGTATGGTTATTGCATGTTCAAAGCCCTTGCTAGTCTTCATAAGCAG GGAATAGTCCATAGAGATGTAAAACCTGGAAATTTTCTATTCTCTCGCAAGGGAAGCAAAGGCTATCTAATCGATTTTAACCTTGCCATG GATCTCAACCAAAAGTATGCAACAATTA ACAAATCAAAGGCGAGGAATGATGCAAGCTTCAATCATGTTACCCTTTCCAACTACAAATCTGCCCCTCCTACCAAAAGTAGAAAGATTCTGAGTGCTAAATCCTTTGGTGCAATCAATCAAGTagcaataaaaggctcgaaggcAACATTAGAAGTCAAGAACCAAGGAAAGAGAGCTGTAAGCAGAACAAAGGCCCAAAATGAATTGAGAGGTTGGAACATCATGAAAAGTCAAGGACCAGATGGCTCTGGCATAACCTCGGTGAAAGATGGCACAAGTACAAGGACCCCTTCTGCTGAAAGGCTCAGAGAGCCTTTACCATGCCATGGAAGGAGAGAACTTATCAACTTGTTGCAGGAAGCTATGCATAGTCCAAATTATGAAGCATCAAGTGTTCCAGCTTCTATGAGAAAGCGGATTGCTGCACCTCAGGGAAAAGTGGATGAAAGACATATTTACCTTACTCCAATGCCTCTGCAGTCTACTGGAAATGCCACACCTGGTGCCACCATAATTAGGAACAAAG ATGGAGTGCACAAGAAAGAAGGTCCATGTGTTGGAACTAAAGGCTTCCGGGCTCCAGAG GTGTTGTTAAGATCTCCCCATCAAGGACCCATGGTTGATGTTTGGTCAGCTGGAGTCACCTTACTTTACCTGATAATTGGAAGAACGCCGTTTTACGGTGATCCTGAACA GAATATGAAAGATATCGCAAAGCTAAGGGGCAGTGAAGATCTGTGGGAAGTTTCAAAGCTACATGACCGAGAATCCTCATTCCCATTG GAATTATATAAAACAGAATTTGTGCCATCTATAAATCTATCTGAATGGTGCAAATTAAACTCAAAGAAACGTGATTTCATCGATCTGATACCAAGTTCACTCATTGATCTTGTGGACAAGTGCTTGACAGTGAACCCAAGATCAAGGATCAGCGCGGAGGATGCATTAAAACATGAGTTCTTTGCTCCATGCCATGAAGGATTAAGAAAGCAGAGGCTCCTCAGGCAGGGGTCGAGCTCGAATTCTACCAATCCTCCATTACGTGGAATAACCATTGGAAACTGA
- the LOC136209458 gene encoding uncharacterized protein isoform X1: MPTQLSETQLATLRSFSTVTTKLDLDSPSELQKAWHLLSLLISLGHPASPFELALRCTLFRATPDLIRSLCSFPNSPITLTSNHNNGYSVTISPRGFFAFQQFVSNFNLIDAFITRIGTAVRAPPVISYEDAVRMFFRKKRKRIQTDYVEFTVDSKYLSVSPPSKRIRNDCAKPNLFIEAAANELIYKPDSGTKLEDEVNKSMIVECTDQNRMIVSELGEESALPMIILDKEDVSQEAKVDQEDLKSRKVLGAALCKEDFKQINTLTALCASANETCIAEADCSMQTVGIKSMEEELSIGTKTLKQADNYSLQPINFTFSSMQRECDFKTMNELTPLDEEQETNHAKNQAISPTIGLSATQTHLLRPSAKLKLTFEDATSPKKEAAHQSLEGSKAVSTLKENRQVKRNIITDGITEMPKQKHDNVQLKKGLKDLAPVSPIDQVETKDLPHFESYIVEEEEGSGGYGTVYRARRKVDGATVAIKCPHANAHRHHVINELRMLERFGGKNFVIKYESCLKYDNSDCFVLEYVEHDRPEVLKKEINILELRWYGYCMFKALASLHKQGIVHRDVKPGNFLFSRKGSKGYLIDFNLAMDLNQKYATINKSKARNDASFNHVTLSNYKSAPPTKSRKILSAKSFGAINQVAIKGSKATLEVKNQGKRAVSRTKAQNELRGWNIMKSQGPDGSGITSVKDGTSTRTPSAERLREPLPCHGRRELINLLQEAMHSPNYEASSVPASMRKRIAAPQGKVDERHIYLTPMPLQSTGNATPGATIIRNKDGVHKKEGPCVGTKGFRAPEVLLRSPHQGPMVDVWSAGVTLLYLIIGRTPFYGDPEQNMKDIAKLRGSEDLWEVSKLHDRESSFPLELYKTEFVPSINLSEWCKLNSKKRDFIDLIPSSLIDLVDKCLTVNPRSRISAEDALKHEFFAPCHEGLRKQRLLRQGSSSNSTNPPLRGITIGN; encoded by the exons ATGCCAACTCAGCTATCGGAAACTCAGCTCGCGACGCTTCGCTCATTCTCCACGGTCACCACGAAGTTAGATTTGGATTCGCCCTCGGAGTTGCAAAAGGCATGGCATCTCCTATCCCTCCTCATCTCACTTGGCCATCCAGCTTCGCCTTTCGAGCTTGCTCTTCGCTGCACTCTCTTCCGTGCAACTCCAGATCTCATCCGATCTCTCTGCTCCTTTCCTAATTCACCAATAACCTTAACTAGCAACCACAATAATGGCTATTCCGTAACCATTTCTCCACGGGGCTTTTTTGCTTTTCAGCAATTTGTCTCCAACTTCAATTTAATTGACGCGTTTATTACTCGGATCGGAACTGCAGTACGGGCGCCGCCAGTAATATCATATGAGGATGCTGTAAGGATGTTCTTCAGGAAGAAGCGGAAGCGAATCCAGACGGATTATGTAGAAT TTACAGTGGATAGCAAATATTTATCAGTTTCTCCTCCCTCGAAAAGAATTCGAAATGATTGTGCCAAG CCTAACCTGTTTATCGAAGCCGCAGCTAATGAGTTGATTTACAAACCAGATAGTGGAACAAAATTAGAAGATGAAGTAAACAAAAGTATGATTGTGGAATGTACAGATCAAAATAGAATGATTGTTTCTGAGCTTGGTGAAGAATCTGCTCTTCCAATGATAATATTGGATAAGGAAGATGTGAGTCAAGAAGCTAAAGTAGACCAGGAAGATCTTAAGAGCAGAAAAGTTCTTGGTGCTGCTTTATGCAAGGAAGATTTCAAACAGATCAATACATTAACAGCGTTGTGTGCAAGTGCTAATGAAACTTGTATTGCTGAAGCTGATTGTTCTATGCAAACAGTTGGAATCAAAAGCATGGAAGAGGAGCTGTCCATTGGTACTAAAACTTTGAAACAAGCAGACAACTACAGTTTACAGCCaattaattttactttttcaaGTATGCAAAGAGAATGTGACTTTAAAACGATGAATGAGTTGACACCTTTAGACGAAGAGCAAGAAACTAATCATGCAAAGAACCAGGCAATCTCTCCAACAATTGGGCTTTCTGCAACTCAGACGCATTTGTTGAGACCCTCTGCCAAGTTGAAGCTCACTTTTGAGGATGCAACGAGTCCAAAAAAGGAAGCTGCTCATCAATCTTTAGAGGGAAGTAAGGCAGTAAGCACTCTAAAAGAAAACCGGCAGGTGAAAAGAAACATTATAACAGATGGTATAACAGAAATGCCAAAGCAGAAGCATGATAACGTGCAACTTAAAAAAGGCCTAAAAGATCTCGCTCCTGTTTCTCCCATT GATCAAGTGGAAACCAAGGACCTTCCACACTTTGAGTCTTATATTgtagaagaggaagaaggatCGG GTGGTTATGGCACTGTTTATAGGGCACGGAGGAAAGTTGATGGGGCAACAGTTGCCATTAAAT GTCCTCATGCAAATGCTCATAGGCACCATGTTATCAATGAGCTAAGGATGCTAGAGCGGTTTGG GGGTAAAAACTTTGTAATAAAGTATGAGAGCTGTCTCAAGTATGACAATTCGGACTGCTTTGTTCTGGAATATGTTGAGCATGATAGACCAGAG GTgttgaagaaggaaataaatatTCTTGAGCTACGTTGGTATGGTTATTGCATGTTCAAAGCCCTTGCTAGTCTTCATAAGCAG GGAATAGTCCATAGAGATGTAAAACCTGGAAATTTTCTATTCTCTCGCAAGGGAAGCAAAGGCTATCTAATCGATTTTAACCTTGCCATG GATCTCAACCAAAAGTATGCAACAATTA ACAAATCAAAGGCGAGGAATGATGCAAGCTTCAATCATGTTACCCTTTCCAACTACAAATCTGCCCCTCCTACCAAAAGTAGAAAGATTCTGAGTGCTAAATCCTTTGGTGCAATCAATCAAGTagcaataaaaggctcgaaggcAACATTAGAAGTCAAGAACCAAGGAAAGAGAGCTGTAAGCAGAACAAAGGCCCAAAATGAATTGAGAGGTTGGAACATCATGAAAAGTCAAGGACCAGATGGCTCTGGCATAACCTCGGTGAAAGATGGCACAAGTACAAGGACCCCTTCTGCTGAAAGGCTCAGAGAGCCTTTACCATGCCATGGAAGGAGAGAACTTATCAACTTGTTGCAGGAAGCTATGCATAGTCCAAATTATGAAGCATCAAGTGTTCCAGCTTCTATGAGAAAGCGGATTGCTGCACCTCAGGGAAAAGTGGATGAAAGACATATTTACCTTACTCCAATGCCTCTGCAGTCTACTGGAAATGCCACACCTGGTGCCACCATAATTAGGAACAAAG ATGGAGTGCACAAGAAAGAAGGTCCATGTGTTGGAACTAAAGGCTTCCGGGCTCCAGAG GTGTTGTTAAGATCTCCCCATCAAGGACCCATGGTTGATGTTTGGTCAGCTGGAGTCACCTTACTTTACCTGATAATTGGAAGAACGCCGTTTTACGGTGATCCTGAACA GAATATGAAAGATATCGCAAAGCTAAGGGGCAGTGAAGATCTGTGGGAAGTTTCAAAGCTACATGACCGAGAATCCTCATTCCCATTG GAATTATATAAAACAGAATTTGTGCCATCTATAAATCTATCTGAATGGTGCAAATTAAACTCAAAGAAACGTGATTTCATCGATCTGATACCAAGTTCACTCATTGATCTTGTGGACAAGTGCTTGACAGTGAACCCAAGATCAAGGATCAGCGCGGAGGATGCATTAAAACATGAGTTCTTTGCTCCATGCCATGAAGGATTAAGAAAGCAGAGGCTCCTCAGGCAGGGGTCGAGCTCGAATTCTACCAATCCTCCATTACGTGGAATAACCATTGGAAACTGA
- the LOC136209450 gene encoding bax inhibitor 1-like — MDAFASFFESQSPSRNRWTYDSLKNFRQISPVVQNHLKQVYLTLCCALVASAAGAYLHILLNIGGLLTTFACLGCMAWLLSLPQYEEQKRVGLLMAAALFEGASVGPLIHLAIQMDPSVLITAFVGTSVAFGCFSAAAMLARRREYLYLGGLLSSGLSILLWLHFASSIFGGSAAIFKFELYFGLLVFVGYVVVDTQEIIEKAHVGDLDYVKHALNLFSDFVAVFVRILIIMLKNSAEKNEKKKKRRD, encoded by the exons ATGGATGCGTTTGCTTCTTTCTTCGAGTCCCAGTCGCCATCTAGGAATCGCTGGACTTACGATTCTCTTAAAAACTTCCGACAGATCTCTCCTGTAGTCCAAAATCATCTCAAGCAG GTGTACTTGACCTTATGTTGTGCTTTGGTTGCATCGGCTGCTGGAGCTTATCTGCATATTCTGTTGAACATTGGTGGTCTTCTAACAACTTTTGCATGCTTGGGATGCATGGCTTGGCTATTATCTCTTCCTCAATATGAAGAG CAAAAAAGAGTTGGTCTTTTGATGGCAGCTGCACTCTTTGAAGGGGCTTCCGTCGGTCCTCTGATTCATTTGGCCATCCAAATGGATCCAAG TGTTCTGATAACAGCATTTGTGGGGACTTCGGTGGCCTTTGGTTGTTTCTCAGCCGCAGCTATGTTGGCTAGGCGCAGAGAGTACCTTTACCTTGGTGGCCTTCTTTCTTCTGGTTTGTCCATCCTTCTATGGTTGCATTTTGCATCTTCTATCTTTGGAGGATCTGCAGCCATCTTCAAGTTTGAG TTGTACTTTGGGCTTTTGGTGTTTGTGGGCTATGTGGTGGTTGATACCCAGGAAATTATTGAGAAAGCTCATGTTGGCGATCTTGACTATGTGAAGCATGCACTCAACCTTTTCTCTGACTTCGTTGCCGTCTTTGTGCGGATTCTCATTATTATG TTGAAGAATTCAGCCGAGAAgaatgagaagaagaagaaaagaagagatTAA